One Stigmatopora argus isolate UIUO_Sarg chromosome 12, RoL_Sarg_1.0, whole genome shotgun sequence genomic window carries:
- the cbln12 gene encoding cerebellin 12: MHTCDLSIVLAMLLLWGPPWCNGQNDTEPIILEGKCLVVCDSTPSSEPAGNALGMSVRSGSGRIAFSASRQTNHEPTDMSNRTMIIYFDNILVNVGSHFDQESSIFLAPRRGVYSFNFHVVKAYNRQTIQVSLMLNGWPMISAFAGDQDVTREAATNAGLVIMEKGDKAYLRLERGNLMGGWKYSTFSGFLVFPL, encoded by the exons ATGCATACCTGTGATCTTAGCATCGTGTTGGCTATGTTGCTGTTATGGGGGCCACCATGGTGCAATGGGCAGAATGACACAGAACCTATAATTCTGGAGGGAAAATGTTTGGTGGTTTGTGACTCCACACCCTCATCTGAACCAGCTGGGAATGCCTTGGGCATGTCTGTGCGCTCGGGCAGTGGCCGAATCGCTTTTTCCGCCAGCCGCCAGACCAACCATGAGCCTACTGACATGAGCAATCGTACAATGATCATCTACTTCGATAAT ATTCTGGTGAATGTGGGCAGTCATTTTGATCAAGAGAGCAGCATCTTCCTAGCACCAAGAAGAGGCGTTTACAGTTTTAACTTTCATGTCGTGAAAGCTTACAACAGACAGACGATTCAA GTCAGCTTGATGCTGAATGGTTGGCCAATGATTTCCGCTTTTGCCGGGGACCAGGATGTGACCAGGGAAGCAGCCACAAATGCTGGTTTGGTAATCATGGAGAAAGGGGACAAGGCCTACCTCCGACTAGAGAGGGGCAACCTAATGGGAGGTTGGAAATACTCCACCTTCTCTGGGTTCCTGGTCTTCCCCTTGTGA